Proteins encoded in a region of the Limanda limanda chromosome 17, fLimLim1.1, whole genome shotgun sequence genome:
- the bri3 gene encoding brain protein I3: MVDSKPLLQDRPPAYVAGPGSYEYGPPPQQGYGAIPPPAPPPPYPYPNAQGYPSAQMGPAVSQQPYTGPRQMAPAVSQQPYTGTYTIIQPSVVVVGGCPACRVGVLEDDFTCLGIMCAIFFFPLGILFCLALRQRRCPNCGTTFG, encoded by the exons ATGGTGGACAGCAAGCCGCTCCTCCAGGACAGACCTCCCGCCTACGTCGCCGGCCCGGGGTCCTACGAGTACGGCCCCCCCCCGCAGCAAGGCTATGGGGCCATCCCGCCTCCGGCCCCCCCACCGCCGTACCCCTACCCCAACGCCCAGG GATACCCGTCGGCTCAGATGGGCCCGGCCGTATCCCAGCAGCCCTACACTGGGCCACGGCAGATGGCCCCAGCCGTATCCCAGCAGCCCTACACGGGGACATACACCATCATCCAGCCCTCtgtagtggtggtgggaggCTGCCCTGCCTGCAG agtcGGTGTCCTGGAGGATGACTTCACCTGCCTGGGGATCATGTGTgccatcttcttcttccctctggGGATCCTCTTCTGCCTCGCGCTGCGTCAGAGGCGGTGTCCCAACTGTGGCACCACCTTCGGCTAA